Below is a genomic region from Terriglobales bacterium.
CGCCCGGATCGCTGCCATCGAATCCCACAGGGTTACGGTGACGAACTCCACCTCCACGCCGGCCTCCCGACGCAGCAGGTAGGCGCCGCGGTACCCAGCTACGCGATGGATGCCGGGCAGGATCGTCGTCTTCAGAAGATTCTCGTAGGCGTCGGCGTTTGCGGGTGATGTGTAGCCGTGCCAGATGCGGGCGATCATCGAGCGCTCCTGTTGTGTTGGCGTGTTGCTTCTCTCGTCGCTTTCGATCATGACACAAGCGCGGGGCCTGTGACCTTGCGGTTTCTTGCTTTTCCAGCGCCTGCCCGGACTACAATCGCGGCGAAGCCGTGGCCCGCAACGCGCAAAGTACTCTGAGTACGATTCTTGCGGTCGGCATTCTGACCGTCAGCGCCTATCTGCTCTGGCGCGATCCCGAAGGCGCCTTCAATCGCCTGCGCGACGTCTGGGAGGCCATCAAGGCACGGCTCCCGTGACAAGTTGAATGGCGGTGTCCAGAAATGGCTGCGTCGAACTGGTCGCGTAGCAATAGGTTGCCTGAAAATGGGTGGGTAAGAAACTAGCTGCGTAAGAATGCGTCGATACAAATGCGTGGATAAGAATGGCGCGCCCTGAGAGATTCGAACTCCCGACCTTCTGGTTCGTAGCCAGACGCTCTATCCAACTGAGCTAAGGGCGCGCAACGTCGATTATAACAGGCTCACTCGAGCGCCTTGCGCAGGGCGGCACGGGCCAGCAGGCGGGTGGAGTCGAGTGTGGGCAGCGGAGAATCGGCGTCGCAGAGGATGAGGGGGATCTCGGTGCAGCCCAGGACCACAGCGTCGCAGCCCTGCTGCTTAAG
It encodes:
- a CDS encoding antibiotic biosynthesis monooxygenase, whose protein sequence is MIESDERSNTPTQQERSMIARIWHGYTSPANADAYENLLKTTILPGIHRVAGYRGAYLLRREAGVEVEFVTVTLWDSMAAIRAFAGAEHDVAVIPEPAAKLLARYDARSVHYEASWCP